The following are from one region of the Fimbriimonadaceae bacterium genome:
- a CDS encoding DUF3732 domain-containing protein: MRIRSIHIYSHNGQRRDIRFKVDGLNIITGRSSTGKSALSEIIEYCMGRSSFNVPEGVIRDKVAWFAVIYQFQNEQVLIAKPTPPRGAASCSTAMLRRGAQLQAPEFQDLTVSTDDDSIVELLSRLLGIPENRTDVALDQSRQSFDANVKHTFYYLFQKQGLVANKDQLFYRQNEQFQPQAIRDTLPILLGVSSHDRYELESRLRLAQRDLRINSKQLEQARDVVNASHQDAIGLYSEARTVGVIGNIDDNPNADEIIHALRSALSWTPETVADDDVSRISLLEEELNQLRRERRDAQTRIDAARQFAKRAGGYESEAAEQVDRLASIKALPKNPQSGEWQWPFTEQNLALGSPVATILLNELESLDKELRIASVQRPKLEAYLTELAVKTDRIAGAIKQKEAELSAAISANEVIAQMGSRNNAAARVVGRISLFLERLLPNEDLTRLEAENRRLNNKVKQLEEQIGADDSNERLTSILNLISAHVSRYIQKFQAEFYPYPARLNLPQLTIIFDRPERPVPMSRTGGGENHLAYHLSALLALHLFAAQNNRPIPRFLLIDQPTQVYFPSEQVYKDADGSVQKTEADADLNAVHRLFELLLMFTREDVPGFQLIVTEHANLRDQWFQEALVEPPWTKPPALVPESWQAQ, encoded by the coding sequence ATGAGGATCAGATCCATCCACATTTACAGCCACAACGGCCAGCGCCGCGATATCCGCTTCAAGGTGGACGGGCTTAACATCATCACTGGCCGCTCCTCCACCGGCAAATCCGCGCTCTCCGAGATCATTGAATACTGCATGGGACGGTCTTCTTTTAACGTTCCTGAAGGCGTCATTCGCGACAAGGTAGCCTGGTTCGCGGTGATATATCAGTTCCAAAACGAACAGGTGCTGATCGCCAAGCCGACGCCACCCCGTGGCGCCGCCAGCTGCAGCACGGCGATGCTGCGAAGGGGTGCCCAGTTGCAGGCGCCCGAGTTCCAGGATCTAACGGTCAGCACCGACGACGACAGCATCGTCGAACTTCTGTCACGATTGCTGGGGATTCCCGAGAACCGCACCGATGTCGCGCTCGATCAAAGCCGTCAGAGTTTCGACGCTAACGTCAAGCACACGTTCTACTATCTGTTCCAGAAGCAGGGGTTAGTTGCCAATAAGGATCAGCTTTTCTACCGCCAGAACGAACAGTTTCAGCCGCAAGCGATTCGCGATACGTTGCCGATCCTACTCGGCGTCTCATCACACGACCGCTACGAACTGGAGTCCCGGTTGCGTTTAGCGCAGCGGGATCTTAGGATCAACAGCAAGCAGCTGGAGCAAGCGCGCGACGTCGTCAACGCATCGCACCAAGATGCCATCGGCCTCTATTCTGAAGCGAGGACGGTCGGCGTCATCGGCAACATTGACGACAACCCGAATGCTGACGAGATTATTCACGCATTGAGGTCGGCACTGTCGTGGACGCCCGAAACGGTGGCCGACGACGATGTCAGCCGAATTTCGCTCCTGGAGGAGGAGCTGAACCAGTTGCGTCGGGAGCGCCGCGATGCTCAGACCAGGATCGATGCGGCGAGGCAGTTCGCCAAGCGGGCGGGCGGCTACGAAAGCGAGGCCGCCGAACAGGTTGACCGGCTGGCCTCGATCAAGGCTCTGCCGAAGAACCCCCAAAGCGGCGAATGGCAATGGCCGTTCACCGAGCAGAACTTGGCGCTGGGATCCCCGGTGGCTACAATCTTGCTCAATGAGCTGGAATCGCTGGATAAGGAATTGCGCATCGCCAGCGTCCAACGCCCCAAACTTGAAGCCTACCTGACCGAACTAGCCGTCAAAACAGACAGAATCGCGGGCGCCATTAAGCAGAAGGAAGCGGAGCTATCCGCAGCTATCTCGGCGAACGAGGTCATCGCCCAGATGGGCTCCCGCAACAATGCAGCTGCGCGCGTGGTTGGCCGCATCAGCCTTTTCCTGGAGAGACTTCTCCCGAACGAAGATCTTACCAGGCTAGAGGCGGAGAATCGCCGCCTCAATAACAAGGTCAAGCAGCTTGAGGAACAGATCGGCGCCGACGACAGTAATGAACGCCTGACCTCGATCCTAAATCTTATCTCGGCACATGTCTCCCGGTACATCCAGAAGTTCCAGGCCGAGTTCTATCCCTACCCTGCGCGGCTCAACCTACCGCAGCTGACCATCATCTTCGATCGCCCTGAACGTCCAGTCCCGATGAGCCGAACCGGGGGTGGCGAGAATCATCTGGCTTACCACCTGTCGGCATTACTCGCCCTGCATCTGTTCGCGGCACAGAACAACCGCCCGATCCCTCGTTTTCTGCTGATCGACCAACCGACACAGGTCTACTTTCCGTCCGAGCAGGTCTATAAGGACGCCGACGGCTCGGTACAAAAAACTGAAGCCGACGCCGACCTCAATGCCGTGCACCGACTGTTCGAGCTATTGCTAATGTTCACCCGTGAGGACGTCCCCGGCTTTCAGTTGATCGTCACAGAGCACGCGAACCTTCGTGACCAGTGGTTCCAAGAAGCGTTGGTGGAACCGCCTTGGACAAAACCGCCGGCGCTAGTTCCAGAAAGCTGGCAAGCCCAATGA
- a CDS encoding sel1 repeat family protein: protein MIEQGLISIGYVGPFGSSEARELSQGTIAGTLPSWIPPQVFLSINEAFLKWNVCGSSALFFDQSNLKKLKIAIVLDSSKLGQAEILGFVQDLLRCLRPHKSNFFKEHSLKNLLIGLYVLTDDANYRGISRAGCLRSSARNRKESSEEVLCTTISMRDKRVYPKSIWDLNPEIHHMLQLVIAQFHMDETLRRREEHNQSIWRSLLHVTVHHPTKELRKFAWTYLSLLTKPMHYATVIDQGRLSLKTALSYLFFVLLIISFIDKASGIKSFPSLFESVPLISEITFFLVVLSILLAWSLFIFIPNRIVGGKGSFKKTFLTTVIITVVTTPFVAILKILVFSVDPKSTDSPWISQFIYFCFGSYYIGPINKVIHKLTKRQEIWGWAVTSVLMTMLILFWVAAEIFLAPSTSEGDKAYREGNYQVAMVVYQKAADQGQAYAQYKLGVLYSNGLGVAQDHVAARAWYEKAAKQGNAAAQDNLGVLYHNGQGGLQDDVYARYLFREAATQGYAGAQNNLGLLYLKGLGGPQDNAYARALFRKAAEQGYATAQYNLGRLYENGQGGAQDHSEARVWYSKAADQGHVDAKARLAAVNPNGNEKY, encoded by the coding sequence ATCGAGCAAGGGCTTATTTCCATTGGGTATGTGGGGCCATTTGGCAGTTCGGAAGCTCGAGAACTTAGTCAAGGTACAATCGCAGGCACGTTACCTTCGTGGATTCCACCGCAAGTCTTTTTATCTATAAATGAAGCGTTTTTAAAATGGAATGTCTGCGGTAGCTCTGCATTGTTCTTTGATCAAAGTAACCTGAAGAAGCTAAAAATCGCTATTGTTCTCGACAGCAGTAAATTAGGTCAGGCTGAAATCCTTGGCTTTGTTCAAGATTTATTAAGGTGCCTGAGGCCTCACAAGAGCAATTTTTTTAAGGAACATAGTCTTAAGAACCTTCTAATCGGCTTATATGTTCTAACGGACGATGCAAATTATCGAGGCATTTCTCGTGCCGGCTGCTTGAGAAGTAGCGCAAGAAATAGAAAGGAATCATCAGAGGAGGTTTTATGCACAACAATATCGATGAGGGATAAACGCGTTTATCCAAAATCTATTTGGGATTTAAATCCCGAAATACACCATATGCTCCAATTAGTCATCGCGCAGTTTCATATGGATGAGACATTGCGTAGACGTGAGGAGCACAATCAATCGATCTGGCGTAGTCTTTTGCATGTTACAGTACATCATCCAACTAAAGAACTGCGAAAGTTTGCATGGACATATCTAAGTCTTCTCACAAAGCCTATGCACTATGCCACAGTAATCGATCAGGGAAGACTGAGTCTAAAAACCGCTTTGTCTTATCTCTTCTTCGTGCTGTTAATCATTTCCTTTATAGATAAGGCCTCCGGAATAAAAAGTTTTCCTTCTCTTTTCGAATCTGTCCCCTTGATTAGTGAAATAACTTTTTTTTTAGTAGTGCTATCCATTCTTCTTGCTTGGTCACTTTTTATATTTATTCCGAATAGGATCGTCGGCGGAAAAGGAAGTTTCAAAAAGACATTTCTGACCACAGTTATTATCACTGTGGTCACTACACCATTTGTAGCAATCTTAAAAATACTGGTTTTTAGTGTCGATCCAAAATCAACAGATAGTCCATGGATAAGCCAATTTATATATTTTTGTTTTGGTAGTTATTATATTGGTCCAATAAATAAAGTCATCCACAAGCTTACCAAGCGTCAAGAGATTTGGGGATGGGCTGTAACTTCTGTTCTTATGACTATGCTAATTTTATTCTGGGTCGCAGCCGAAATCTTCCTCGCACCTTCTACTTCCGAAGGAGACAAGGCTTATAGGGAGGGTAATTATCAGGTTGCAATGGTAGTCTACCAAAAGGCAGCCGATCAGGGGCAGGCTTATGCGCAATACAAGCTTGGCGTACTTTATAGCAATGGTTTAGGGGTCGCCCAGGACCATGTAGCGGCCCGGGCCTGGTATGAGAAAGCAGCCAAGCAAGGCAATGCCGCAGCTCAGGATAATCTCGGTGTTCTATATCACAATGGTCAAGGTGGGCTACAGGACGATGTATACGCCCGCTACTTATTTCGCGAAGCAGCTACGCAAGGCTATGCGGGGGCGCAGAACAATCTTGGTTTGCTGTATCTCAAGGGTCTAGGTGGACCGCAGGACAATGCATATGCCCGCGCCTTGTTCCGCAAGGCAGCCGAGCAAGGCTATGCTACTGCTCAATACAATCTCGGTAGACTTTATGAGAACGGTCAAGGGGGGGCACAGGACCATTCAGAGGCTAGAGTCTGGTATAGCAAAGCAGCGGACCAAGGTCATGTGGATGCTAAGGCCAGACTCGCCGCCGTCAATCCCAATGGCAACGAAAAATACTGA